Proteins encoded in a region of the Sugiyamaella lignohabitans strain CBS 10342 chromosome B, complete sequence genome:
- the YDJ1 gene encoding type I HSP40 co-chaperone YDJ1 (Type I HSP40 co-chaperone; involved in regulation of HSP90 and HSP70 functions; critical for determining cell size at Start as a function of growth rate; involved in protein translocation across membranes; member of the DnaJ family; GO_component: GO:0072380 - TRC complex [Evidence IDA] [PMID 20850366]; GO_component: GO:0005737 - cytoplasm [Evidence IEA,IEA]; GO_component: GO:0005829 - cytosol [Evidence IDA] [PMID 1869583]; GO_component: GO:0005829 - cytosol [Evidence IDA] [PMID 8144572]; GO_component: GO:0048471 - perinuclear region of cytoplasm [Evidence IEA]; GO_component: GO:0048471 - perinuclear region of cytoplasm [Evidence IDA] [PMID 1869583]; GO_function: GO:0005524 - ATP binding [Evidence IEA]; GO_function: GO:0001671 - ATPase activator activity [Evidence IDA] [PMID 1400408]; GO_function: GO:0001671 - ATPase activator activity [Evidence IDA] [PMID 15342786]; GO_function: GO:0031072 - heat shock protein binding [Evidence IEA]; GO_function: GO:0046872 - metal ion binding [Evidence IEA]; GO_function: GO:0051082 - unfolded protein binding [Evidence IEA]; GO_function: GO:0051082 - unfolded protein binding [Evidence IDA] [PMID 9774392]; GO_process: GO:0006458 - 'de novo' protein folding [Evidence IMP] [PMID 10567418]; GO_process: GO:0030433 - ER-associated ubiquitin-dependent protein catabolic process [Evidence IMP] [PMID 15252059]; GO_process: GO:0030433 - ER-associated ubiquitin-dependent protein catabolic process [Evidence IGI,IMP] [PMID 15342786]; GO_process: GO:0006457 - protein folding [Evidence IEA]; GO_process: GO:0042026 - protein refolding [Evidence IDA] [PMID 9674429]; GO_process: GO:0045047 - protein targeting to ER [Evidence IMP] [PMID 1473150]; GO_process: GO:0006626 - protein targeting to mitochondrion [Evidence IMP] [PMID 1729605]; GO_process: GO:0015031 - protein transport [Evidence IEA]; GO_process: GO:0009408 - response to heat [Evidence IEA]; GO_process: GO:0006950 - response to stress [Evidence IEA]; GO_process: GO:0006810 - transport [Evidence IEA]) has translation MTSETLDPSITAQTDLYGLLEIDVSSQESDIRRAYRRVALKYHPDKNPSEEAKVKFHSLNLALETLVSENLRRAYDQLRKAWIEKEARRKELDANRRKLQQDLEQSEKVAVESAKAASDAKRKLELLKMEGLKKRRLHEEKMEKRKAQVQVANDKNNDKKSDSATKSAARSRDMSSSPDLGETDATEEERTVKLRFRYTPTQEWTEQQISDLFSRFGAVDHVVIMPVAPGKKFFTVVIVFQGLDGAQLCVSKDFTTLGPDFKAVKSASLLHQQLSTADQPTPSPPPSAYPANSSRPIDRNSSDYAQATLRRLQMLSKAHESH, from the coding sequence ATGACCTCAGAAACGCTGGACCCGTCTATTACGGCACAGACTGACCTGTATGGGCTTCTGGAGATCGATGTCAGCAGCCAGGAGTCGGATATTAGGAGAGCTTATCGACGAGTAGCTTTGAAATATCACCCAGACAAGAACCCGTCCGAGGAAGCGAAAGTGAAGTTCCACAGTTTAAATCTAGCACTTGAAACACTCGTGTCTGAAAATTTAAGAAGAGCATATGATCAGTTGAGAAAAGCATggattgaaaaagaagctcGTAGAAAAGAGCTGGATGCGAATCGTCGTAAACTCCAGCAGGATCTCGAACAGAGCGAAAAAGTGGCGGTCGAGTCAGCCAAAGCAGCATCAGACGCGAAACGAAAGCtcgagctgctgaaaatgGAGGGACTCAAGAAACGGAGACTGCACGAAGAGAAAATGGAGAAACGAAAAGCGCAAGTCCAGGTTGCCAACGACAAAAACAATGACAAAAAGTCAGACTCAGCGACCAAATCTGCTGCTCGATCTCGAGACATGAGCAGCAGTCCTGATCTTGGAGAGACTGATGcgactgaagaagagcgGACAGTGAAACTGCGATTTCGATATACTCCTACACAAGAATGGACTGAGCAGCAGATCAGCGATCTGTTCAGTCGATTTGGAGCCGTGGACCACGTTGTAATAATGCCCGTGGCCCCTGGCAAGAAGTTTTTCACTGTCGTGATAGTTTTCCAAGGACTGGATGGAGCACAGCTATGTGTATCTAAAGACTTCACGACTCTCGGGCCCGACTTCAAAGCGGTGAAATCTGCCAGTCTTCTACACCAACAGCTATCCACAGCCGACCAACCTACaccttcaccaccaccctcaGCATACCCAGCAAACTCTTCTCGTCCCATTGACCGCAACAGCTCCGACTACGCCCAAGCAACTCTGCGACGACTGCAAATGCTCTCAAAAGCCCACGAGTCTCACTAA
- the PIN3 gene encoding Pin3p (Negative regulator of actin nucleation-promoting factor activity; interacts with Las17p, a homolog of human Wiskott-Aldrich Syndrome protein (WASP), via an N-terminal SH3 domain, and along with LSB1 cooperatively inhibits the nucleation of actin filaments; induces the appearance of the [PIN+] prion when overproduced; PIN3 has a paralog, LSB1, that arose from the whole genome duplication; GO_component: GO:0030479 - actin cortical patch [Evidence IEA]; GO_component: GO:0030479 - actin cortical patch [Evidence IDA] [PMID 23577202]; GO_component: GO:0005737 - cytoplasm [Evidence IEA,IEA]; GO_component: GO:0005737 - cytoplasm [Evidence IDA] [PMID 14562095]; GO_component: GO:0005737 - cytoplasm [Evidence IDA] [PMID 23577202]; GO_component: GO:0005856 - cytoskeleton [Evidence IEA]; GO_component: GO:0005634 - nucleus [Evidence IEA,IEA]; GO_component: GO:0005634 - nucleus [Evidence IDA] [PMID 14562095]; GO_function: GO:0003674 - molecular_function [Evidence ND]; GO_process: GO:0034316 - negative regulation of Arp2/3 complex-mediated actin nucleation [Evidence IDA,IPI] [PMID 23577202]) — MAGGPPAGPPPGGPPAGPPGGEFAEAAYDYAKQQPTDLGLRKGDHIVVLEKLNADWWRGRNTSTSEEGIFPSNYVHLTHGGPSPPSASYNEKNAYTPPPNPQYYNSGPSGQAPYNAPPPSQSAPPYFPPPSTNYYPQQQQQPQPVVVQQPPPAQGSHHGSDAFKKFGSKLGNAAIFGAGATIGSDIVNSIF, encoded by the coding sequence ATGGCTGGTGGTCCACCTGCAGGGCCTCCTCCTGGTGGACCTCCTGCTGGTCCTCCTGGCGGTGAATTCGCCGAGGCTGCCTATGATTATGCTAAACAACAGCCTACTGACTTGGGTCTTCGCAAAGGTGATCATATTGTCGTTTTGGAGAAATTGAATGCCGACTGGTGGAGAGGTCGTAATACCAGTACTAGTGAAGAGGGTATTTTCCCCAGTAACTACGTTCATCTCACTCACGGTGGTccttctcctccttctGCATCTTACAATGAGAAGAACGCATACACCCCTCCTCCTAATCCTCAGTACTACAACTCTGGTCCTTCAGGCCAGGCTCCTTATAACGCCCCTCCTCCTTCTCAAAGCGCTCCTCCATACTTTCCTCCTCCTAGCACCAACTATTAtcctcaacagcagcagcagcctcagcCCGTGGTTGTccaacaaccaccaccagcccAAGGCAGCCACCACGGCTCAGATGCATTCAAGAAGTTCGGCAGCAAGCTCGGAAACGCTGCTATCttcggtgctggtgctaccATTGGTTCCGATATCGTCAACTCCATTTTTTAA
- the BUD17 gene encoding putative pyridoxal kinase BUD17 (Putative pyridoxal kinase; a key enzyme in vitamin B6 metabolism; involved in bud-site selection; diploid mutants display a random rather than a bipolar budding pattern; similarity to yeast BUD16 and human pyridoxal kinase (PDXK); GO_component: GO:0005737 - cytoplasm [Evidence IEA,IEA]; GO_component: GO:0005737 - cytoplasm [Evidence IDA] [PMID 14562095]; GO_component: GO:0005634 - nucleus [Evidence IEA,IEA]; GO_component: GO:0005634 - nucleus [Evidence IDA] [PMID 14562095]; GO_function: GO:0005524 - ATP binding [Evidence IEA]; GO_function: GO:0016301 - kinase activity [Evidence IEA]; GO_function: GO:0046872 - metal ion binding [Evidence IEA]; GO_function: GO:0000166 - nucleotide binding [Evidence IEA]; GO_function: GO:0008478 - pyridoxal kinase activity [Evidence IEA,IEA]; GO_function: GO:0008478 - pyridoxal kinase activity [Evidence ISA] [PMID 9099727]; GO_function: GO:0016740 - transferase activity [Evidence IEA]; GO_process: GO:0007049 - cell cycle [Evidence IEA]; GO_process: GO:0000282 - cellular bud site selection [Evidence IMP] [PMID 11452010]; GO_process: GO:0016310 - phosphorylation [Evidence IEA]; GO_process: GO:0009443 - pyridoxal 5'-phosphate salvage [Evidence IEA]; GO_process: GO:0042823 - pyridoxal phosphate biosynthetic process [Evidence IC] [PMID 9099727]) has product MASFDTKRLLSIQSHVVHGYVGNRAATFPLQLRGWDVDALNSVHLSNHTGYGSFRGTKASAAEIKDVYEGLKEIGFEYDAILTGYVPTAEALATVGEICQDISERFPHSIWVLDPVMGDEGKLYVSEAVIPIYKRIIKEGNVTIVTPNAFEAEILTGIKITSVETAKQAMQVLHTEYNVPNVVLSSVTLPDSDSTLYAFGSTKKSDGTARAFYFGFPVLKGYFTGTGDLFAALTLDRFHKYAGHGDDGKQRRPAPDSVPADQLPLFLAVKDVLGMMHSVLERTLHFSKSLGGTLVGVIGDAESMKSLELQVVQCKDIILPETAPLYKGLQINLIP; this is encoded by the coding sequence ATGGCAAGCTTCGATACAAAACGACTTCTGTCAATCCAATCCCATGTGGTGCATGGCTATGTTGGCAATAGAGCTGCAACTTTTCCTTTACAATTACGAGGATGGGATGTCGATGCCCTAAATTCTGTTCATTTGTCGAATCATACTGGTTATGGATCTTTTCGTGGAACTAaagcatctgctgctgaaattaAAGATGTATATGAGGGACTGAAAGAGATTGGATTTGAATACGATGCCATTTTAACCGGCTACGTTCCTACAGCTGAGGCTTTAGCCACTGTTGGCGAGATTTGTCAAGATATATCTGAGAGATTCCCCCACTCGATATGGGTGCTAGATCCTGTTATGGGAGATGAAGGTAAGCTGTATGTGTCAGAAGCTGTCATTCCAATCTACAAACGAATTATTAAAGAAGGTAATGTGACTATTGTCACCCCTAATGCTTTTGAAGCAGAGATTCTCACTGGCATCAAAATCACCTCGGTTGAGACCGCCAAACAGGCCATGCAGGTTCTTCATACCGAGTATAATGTACCCAATGTGGTTCTATCGTCTGTGACTCTTCCTGATTCCGACTCGACTTTATATGCATTTGGATCCACCAAAAAGTCCGACGGCACTGCCAGAgcattttattttggtttcCCTGTTCTCAAAGGCTACTTCACTGGTACTGGCGATTTATTTGCTGCTTTGACTCTAGACAGATTTCACAAATATGCTGGCCATGGTGATGACGGAAAACAGAGAAGACCTGCCCCTGACTCTGTGCCTGCCGACCAGCTGCCACTTTTCCTTGCTGTCAAGGACGTCCTAGGCATGATGCACTCGGTTCTCGAACGTACCCTGCACTTTTCGAAATCGCTCGGTGGTACGCTTGTAGGTGTTATTGGCGACGCCGAGAGCATGAAGTCTCTTGAGCTGCAGGTTGTCCAGTGCAAAGACATTATTCTACCAGAAACCGCTCCTCTTTACAAGGGCCTCCAGATCAACCTTATTCCATAG
- the SWD2 gene encoding Swd2p (Subunit of the COMPASS (Set1C) histone H3K4 methyltransferase complex; required for Set1C stability and optimal activity; COMPASS methylates histone H3 on lys 4 and is involved in telomeric silencing; subunit of CPF (cleavage and polyadenylation factor), a complex involved in RNAP II transcription termination; GO_component: GO:0048188 - Set1C/COMPASS complex [Evidence IPI] [PMID 11687631]; GO_component: GO:0048188 - Set1C/COMPASS complex [Evidence IPI] [PMID 11742990]; GO_component: GO:0048188 - Set1C/COMPASS complex [Evidence IPI] [PMID 11752412]; GO_component: GO:0005694 - chromosome [Evidence IEA]; GO_component: GO:0000781 - chromosome, telomeric region [Evidence IEA,IEA]; GO_component: GO:0005847 - mRNA cleavage and polyadenylation specificity factor complex [Evidence IDA] [PMID 12819204]; GO_component: GO:0005634 - nucleus [Evidence IEA,IEA]; GO_function: GO:0042800 - histone methyltransferase activity (H3-K4 specific) [Evidence IDA] [PMID 11742990]; GO_function: GO:0042800 - histone methyltransferase activity (H3-K4 specific) [Evidence IDA] [PMID 11805083]; GO_process: GO:0051568 - histone H3-K4 methylation [Evidence IDA] [PMID 11742990]; GO_process: GO:0051568 - histone H3-K4 methylation [Evidence IDA] [PMID 11752412]; GO_process: GO:0051568 - histone H3-K4 methylation [Evidence IDA] [PMID 11805083]; GO_process: GO:0034729 - histone H3-K79 methylation [Evidence IMP] [PMID 18083099]; GO_process: GO:0031124 - mRNA 3'-end processing [Evidence IMP] [PMID 15146080]; GO_process: GO:0006397 - mRNA processing [Evidence IEA]; GO_process: GO:0031126 - snoRNA 3'-end processing [Evidence IMP] [PMID 15146080]; GO_process: GO:0000723 - telomere maintenance [Evidence IMP] [PMID 15146080]; GO_process: GO:0030847 - termination of RNA polymerase II transcription, exosome-dependent [Evidence IPI] [PMID 12819204]; GO_process: GO:0030846 - termination of RNA polymerase II transcription, poly(A)-coupled [Evidence IPI] [PMID 12819204]), protein MASSPSVSSALPFNLEVMASFRPSKTLRNHKEAQITSLDFDDSGLYCITTANETQDESIQLYDCKTGKHSKTIFSKKYGANLARFTHNSMNCVYASTKEDDTIRYLSLHDNHFIRYFKGHKDRVTSLEVSPMSDTFISASLDHSVRLWDLRSPSCQSLLNVPGPILVTFDATGVVFIVGCEQLNSIALYDVKNQERPFMSFEPNTPAGVRWCKIEVSNNGNYIMLVTDASTYIYDAYNGTPQGRLAGLVPLNGRQASLSSQCAFSVNGKYIFGGSNDKKIHIWDTSQLSKSAPTLSPVISLDSNQEVAALLAFSPKTMLMATADKALTFWLPDRDLINLNK, encoded by the coding sequence ATGGCTAGCTCGCCGTCGGTGTCGTCGGCGCTGCCTTTTAACTTGGAGGTGATGGCCTCGTTCCGGCCGTCGAAAACTCTGCGAAATCACAAAGAAGCCCAGATCACTTCGTTAGACTTTGACGACTCGGGGTTATATTGCATCACAACAGCCAACGAGACTCAGGATGAGTCGATTCAATTATACGATTGTAAGACAGGAAAGCACAGTAAAACTATTTTCAGTAAAAAGTATGGAGCCAACTTGGCCAGGTTCACTCACAACTCGATGAACTGTGTATATGCATCCACGAAAGAGGACGATACTATCAGATATCTATCGCTACATGATAACCATTTCATCCGGTATTTCAAGGGCCACAAAGATCGAGTCACGTCGCTAGAGGTGTCTCCTATGTCAGATACGTTTATTTCGGCAAGTTTAGATCATTCGGTACGGTTATGGGACCTGAGGTCGCCCTCATGCCAGAGTTTACTGAACGTACCAGGCCCTATTCTCGTGACGTTCGATGCTACAGGAGTTGTATTTATTGTTGGATGTGAACAGTTGAATTCTATTGCATTATACGACGTGAAAAACCAGGAGCGACCGTTCATGTCGTTTGAACCCAACACCCCAGCCGGCGTCCGATGGTGTAAGATCGAGGTTTCTAATAACGGAAACTACATCATGTTGGTCACCGATGCGTCTACTTATATATACGATGCTTATAATGGCACACCACAAGGACGACTGGCGGGATTAGTGCCCCTCAATGGCCGACAAGCTTCCTTATCGTCACAATGTGCGTTTTCCGTGAACGGTAAATACATTTTCGGAGGATCTAAcgacaaaaaaatccaTATCTGGGATACAAGCCAGCTGTCGAAATCAGCACCCACCCTCTCACCGGTTATCTCGCTAGACAGCAACCAGGAAGTAGCTGCGCTCCTAGCGTTCAGCCCCAAAACTATGCTCATGGCCACAGCAGACAAAGCACTAACCTTCTGGCTCCCTGACCGAGATCTCATCAACCTCAACAAATAA